In the genome of Ictalurus furcatus strain D&B chromosome 13, Billie_1.0, whole genome shotgun sequence, one region contains:
- the ormdl3 gene encoding ORM1-like protein 3: MNVGTAHSEVNPNTRVMNSRGMWLSYLLGIGLLHIILLSIPFVSVPVVWTLTNLIHNMCMYLLLHTVKGTPFETPDQGKARLLTHWEQMDYGVQFTASRKFLTITPIILYFLTSFYTKYDRIHFVINTVSLLTVLIPKLPQLHGVRLFGINKY; this comes from the exons ATGAACGTGGGCACGGCGCACAGCGAGGTGAACCCTAACACACGTGTGATGAACAGCCGGGGCATGTGGCTGTCCTACCTGCTGGGCATCGGCCTCCTGCACATCATCCTGCTCAGCATCCCGTTCGTGAGCGTGCCCGTGGTGTGGACGCTCACTAACCTCATCCACAACATG tgcatGTATCTCCTACTGCACACGGTAAAGGGGACGCCGTTTGAGACTCCGGACCAGGGCAAGGCTCGGCTTCTCACTCACTGGGAGCAGATGGATTACGGTGTGCAGTTCACCGCCTCACGCAAGTTCCTCACCATCACACCGATTATACT GTACTTCCTCACCAGCTTCTACACCAAGTACGACCGGATCCACTTCGTCATCAACACGGTGTCTCTGCTCACCGTGCTCATCCCCAAGCTCCCTCAGCTGCACGGCGTCCGGCTCTTCGGGATTAACAAGTACTGA